The Candidatus Zixiibacteriota bacterium genome contains a region encoding:
- the rplQ gene encoding 50S ribosomal protein L17, with the protein MMRHQRKVKKLSRTSSHRQAMMNNMVTSLFASRMIKTTESKAKELRRIADRLVSTAKEDTLAARRLVARSVKDRAVLKKLFTEIAPQFKSKPSGFTRVVKMGYRRGDSAMVAVVELLTEKPKIEKDAGKKKGSKKKEKEAAATEGKSKKEKSASAE; encoded by the coding sequence ATGATGCGACACCAGAGAAAAGTTAAAAAATTAAGCCGAACCAGTTCGCATCGCCAGGCGATGATGAATAATATGGTTACGTCTTTATTCGCGTCGCGGATGATTAAAACCACCGAATCCAAGGCAAAAGAGCTGAGACGAATCGCCGACCGGCTCGTCAGCACCGCCAAGGAAGATACCCTGGCGGCGCGCCGCCTGGTGGCTCGCTCTGTCAAAGATAGAGCGGTCCTGAAAAAACTCTTCACCGAAATTGCCCCGCAATTCAAGAGCAAGCCCTCCGGCTTTACTCGGGTCGTCAAGATGGGGTACCGCCGCGGCGACAGCGCCATGGTGGCGGTTGTCGAGCTTCTTACCGAAAAACCGAAAATCGAAAAAGATGCCGGTAAGAAAAAAGGAAGCAAGAAAAAAGAGAAAGAAGCCGCCGCCACCGAAGGAAAATCCAAGAAAGAGAAATCGGCTTCGGCTGAGTAA